One genomic window of Branchiostoma floridae strain S238N-H82 chromosome 4, Bfl_VNyyK, whole genome shotgun sequence includes the following:
- the LOC118413642 gene encoding uncharacterized protein LOC118413642 codes for MRPLVTLLAFCFLGVVAVRSAPAVEDEVGSEDGSEDGSEDGSEDGSEDELEVVLPDSTFDTFETPELPDDIEKLMEEELLAQMKEGEVDDLVEPDTEEPDSEGRDKREAGADDCADSLPPSRDKCLCRIWADMGFAKARDPGSCRYKGAYPCKDVSNERLCTSIKARGYKSGPLPELCCPKSYGFCTE; via the exons ATGCGCCCGCTGGTGACTTTGCTGGCCTTCTGCTTCCTCGGCGTTGTTGCTGTGAGGAGTGCTCCagcagtagaagatgaagtcgGTAGCGAAGACGGTAGCGAAGACGGTAGCGAAGACGGTAGCGAAGACGGTAGCGAGGACG AATTAGAAGTGGTTCTGCCCGACTCGACCTTTGACACCTTTGAAACACCGGAACTGCCTGACGACATCGAAAAGCTGATGGAAGAGGAGCTTCTCGCTCAGATGAAGGAGGGAGAGGTCGATGATCTCGTGGAGCCTGACACTGAGGAGCCTGACTCTGAGGGTCGCGATAAGAGAGAG GCCGGGGCTGACGACTGTGCCGACTCGTTGCCTCCGTCTCGTGACAAGTGCTTGTGTCGCATCTGGGCTGACATGGGCTTTGCAAAAGCGCGAGATCC CGGATCGTGTCGATATAAAGGAG CGTACCCTTGCAAGGACGTCAGTAACGAACGCCTCTGCACCAGCATTAAGGCACGCGGTTATAAGTCAGGTCCGTTGCCTGAACTCTGCTGCCCCAAGTCTTACGGTTTCTGCACCG AATAA